In Chryseobacterium oryzae, the genomic stretch AAATTCTACCGTTGACAAAGCATTTAGCTCTACTATAGGGAATAAAGAGAAATATAAATCAGGTGAATAATTACTAAAATTTTCAGTCTGATAGTCTACCCAATCCGGTGCACCACCATGGCTGTGAAAACGGATAGCATTTCTTCCATAAATACCTAGATCTGAGGACGGTCTCGAGCCATGCGGACTATGAGAAACCGCAATTCTTTTTGTTCCCAAGCCACCATGCGAATAATCGCCTAAATTAAATGAGACAAAAAAACTTCCCGTGACGTTCACCGGAGTTGAAAATAACTGTGATGTAAGCGTGCCATTAACAGGAATTTGTGAATAAGCTACCGTTTTACTTACCAGTTGTGATCCTGGAAGTCCGTTGGCAGCTACGGTATAAGCTTTGTAATTTGCGTTTAAGGTGGCGGTTCCGTCCTGTCCTAAATGAATAGCAGAAACTCCTACAAGCTGCGCAGATCCGGAGATTTCATATTTCTCCGCAAATTCTTCATCTCCATAAGAATTATGCCCGGTGTAGTAACCTACACCTGAACCATAACCCTGAATGACCGGAGTGGTAACTGTGGGATCAAAATGTTGAAGCGTGGTTTGCTGAGCCGCCAACAGACTTGAAGCCACAGCCAATAAAAGAGTAAAACTTTGTTTTCTCATAACGAATAGATATTTAAATTATAAAAATTGATAAAAATCGGATAGCTGAATTCTATACAGAAATCAGATGTAAAAAAAGTAGCTTATTGATCATTTTGCCTTTATTTTAAGCAGGAGATCATAATATAAACCCATATTTTATTCCTTCACCGCAGGAACATTTGTTAAAAAGAGAATAGAAAAAAAGGAAAGAATTAAGCTACAATAGAGGGCGGTCCCCTGAGCAAAAACAAAGAATATAATCTGCTTTTCAGTATAAAAAATGAAAAATAAAATACTGAATACAGGGTGAATATTAAAATCAGATTTGCAACATAGGAATGAGAATGATCTGATTCACCAAAATGATGGGCGAAATGGAAACAGGCGACACAATGATGATCCGCAAAAGAAGATTTTTCAACAAAAGATCTTTTCTGTTCAAGCTTTGAGTATTCTAATAAATCTGATCTTTCTACCGGATATTGACGGACTTCTGAAGAATGATCATGAAAGACATGAAGCAACTGAGACGCTATAAAAATTAGCGCCAAAAGGAATGCTGTATATCTGTATTTCTTCTTCATTAAAATTTTCTCATCACAAAAGTAAGAAAACTGTAATTAAATGCAACAATGTTGCTATAAATTAATATTAAAATCCTAACCGCAATCTGGACAAATTCCACTTACCACAAAATTGTAATCATGAATAACATAATTTGCTGGCAACTGAATTTCAGGAACTACATTTTCTATGCACACTACTTTCTTACAGTTTTCACAACTGAAATGCAAGTGATCATGATTGTGCTTAGTTTCGCAATTATGGCACATCGCATATTTTACCACGCCATCAACATTCACAATTTTATGAACAGCGCCCTCTTCAGAAAGCCTGTCTAATACACGATAAATCGTGACACGATCGCACAACCCATTCAAAGCGGTATGAATTTCGGCATGAGATAAAGCCACTTCTGATGAATTTATCAGAGTTAAAATCTCTGTCTTTGATTTGGTATTTCTAATCTGTTTCATATTTATTAATGCAACGAAGTTGCAATTATTGAAATTTTGTTTACTTTTGCAACAAAGTTACAATAAGATAAAATGAAAACAAAAATTATAGATATTCTTGGAGCATCCGCGGCTATAATCTGTTTAATCCATTGCGTTGCATTTCCTTTACTGATGATCGTTCCACTTGGAATATCTCATAATGCGTACATCGATTTATTCTTTTTCATCATTGGAACAGCAATCGTGTTTAGAATAACGAAAAAAGCAGAAAACCGTTGGCTTCGTTTGTTGTTTTGGGCTTCCGTTATTACAATCGGTATTTCCGTTGGTCTTGATTTGATGTTTCATCTCCATTCAGAGTTGATTCTTGTTGGGGCGTTGGGATTAATTAGCGCACATTTATTAAACTTTAGAAATCATAAACCTTAAATAATACTAGCCTATCATGCAGAAAAGAATTCCTGTTACCGTACTCAGTGGATTTTTAGGAGCCGGAAAAACTACTTTACTCAATCACGTTTTACACAACAAACAAGGTCTGAAGGTCGCCGTTATTGTAAACGATATGAGCGAGGTCAATATTGATGCCCGCTCGGTGGAAAATCAAAACGTACTTTCAAGAACAGAAGAATCTCTTGTTGAAATGAGCAACGGCTGCATTTGCTGTACTTTGAGAGACGATCTTTTGGTAGAAGTGGAAAAACTGGCAAAAGAAAACCGCTTCGACTACCTTATAATCGAAGGAACCGGAATTGCAGAACCACTGCCGATTGCCCAGACTTTTTCTTATACAGACGAAGAAAGCGGAATTGATTTGTCACAATTCAGCTATATCGATACAATGGTAACAGTTGTTGACTGTTTTAATTTTTTTAAAGATTTCGGAACTAACGAATTGTTGATGGACAGAGATCTTACCGACATTGAGGACGATTACAGGACCATAGTCAATCTTCTTACTGATCAGGTGGAGTTTGCGAACGTCATTATTCTCAATAAGACCGATCTGCTAACGGAAGAAAGTGTGAAATTCCTCAAAGCAGCCATTAAAAAACTGAACCCAGATGCAAAATTCATTAGCTCAGAATTTGGAAAAGTAAATCCTAAAGAAATTCTCAACACTGGTTTGTTTGATTTCGAAACGGCTCAGCTTTCTGCAGGTTGGCAAAAGGAACTGCAAAACCCGCATCACACACCGGAAACTGAAGAATACGGAATTTCCTCTTTTGTTTTCAGACATAACAAACCATTCCATCCTACAAGATTCTACAATTACCTTAATGAAAATTATCCTGAAGGTGTGATGCGTGCGAAAGGACTTTTCTGGATCGCCTCGAGACCTAATGATGCTTTAAATTTTTCTCAGGCCGGAGGTTCATTCAGATTGGAAAAAGCAGGAGTCTGGTGGTGCAGCATGCCGATGAGCGAACGTGAAATGTATAGTTCATTTGCAGAAAATAAAAAGTTTATTGAAAGCAAATGGGACAAAACCTGGGGTGACCGACAAAACGAGATGGTCTTCATCGGTCAGGATTTGGAAAAAGAAACGATGATTGCTGAACTTGAAAAATGCCTGTTGAAAGACAATGAAAAATATATGTTTGACCAGCAGATCAACTTTGCGGATCCTTTCCCACAACATATTTAAACAAATATTAATATTCTATTGATACTGAGTTTTTTAATTAAAAATAATTTAGCCTAAAATAAATAATAAGAACTAATGGACAGAAGGCATTTTTTAAAAGGAACAGCATTATTAACGGGAGCACTTTCACTCGATCCACTAGATTTATTTGGAAAAGAAAGCGAATCCGACGTAGTATTTAGAGGAAAAAAAGCGAAGAATATTATTTTCATGATCAGTGACGGAATGAGTAGCGGTACACTTTCCATGGCGAATATCTATTCCAGGAATGTGCTAGGTAAAGAAAGTCACTGGATGGATCTATATCATCAGAATAAAGTATCCCGAGCTTTGATGGATACAGCTTCTGCGAGTTCTATCGTGACAGATTCTGCTGCAGCAAGTTCGGCTTTTGGAGGTGGAAAACGAGTAAAAAACGGCTCTTTGAACGTTAACGAAAATGGAGAATTTAATCTTCCGATTTGGCAGAAATTCAAGAAAAAGGGTAAAAAGGCTGGTTGTGTAACAACGGTAACCATAACACACGCAACTCCTGCCGGATTCTGCATCAATTCACCCAAAAGAAATGCAGAACCCGAAATTGCGGAAATGTATGCAGACTTTGGCTTTGATGTTTTAATGGGTGGAGGCGACGAGTTTTTCAACCCTGAAAAAAGAGAAGACAAAAAAGATGTTTATGCCAAATATGCTCAGAAAGGCTATCAAATTGTAAAAGACAAAGCGTCTTTGCAAAATCTGGAAAAAGAAAAACCTGTTTTGGGAATATTCAATTCAGGTGCGTTACCATACAGCATTGATAAAAATAATACTCAGGCTCTGAATACAAAACCGAGTTTGGCAGAAATGGCAAAAGCCGCCATCGATCAGATGAAAAGTCATAAAAAAGGTTTTGTCCTGCAAATTGAAGCAGGAAAGGTTGACTGGGCCGCTCACGCTAACGATATTGCAGGATTGATTCATGATCAGCTCGCTTTTGATGAAGCTATTAAAGTGGTTATGGACTTTGCTGAGAAAGATAAGCAAACGCTTGTCATTATAACCACAGATCATGGAAACGCCAATCCGGGAATTATCTACGGTGCAGATGCTACGAAAAATTTTGAGTCGATCTCTCATTACAAATTTACCAATGAGTTTGTTTTAAATAATATCAAACCAAATTTTAATTTGCAGCAAATTAAAGACTGGATTTATGAGAACAATAGAATCTCGATTGCTGATGAAGATGCCAATCATTTACTCAACTTTTATAAAGGCTTGGAAAAATCTGAAAGCGGATTGTACAACTATAAAAACCTTCCATACAAAGCATTTTCTGATATTCAGAAAAAACACAACAATGTAGGATGGATTAGTATGGATCACAGTGCTGATCACGTTGAACTGGCGATGTACGGTCCCGGTAGTCAGCTATTAAAACCGTTTGTAAAAAATACAGATCTTCATAATCTGATGCTGGAAGCTGCGGAAGTGGAAAATCAATTCTAATTAACCTTAACTCAATAAACGTATTGGATGTTTTCACTTCAGGCTAGGGATTGTAATCCTTTTTTAGTGTTGTTCTGATCCTACTTTTTACCATGAATTCAGTATTTATTTTGTAAGTGCTGAAAGTTGCTGAATATTAAAGAGTTTTTCTTCGAATGAGAACCTTTTCCGAAGACTGTTTTGAGAACGACAATTTTTTTTTCATTGATTTTAAATCTTGTCGTTCAAATTCAAAATATGTTTGGAAACTATCGCATCAGTAATACTGAAAGTTCAAATCGTGTTTTTGCGTTGTACTCTTTTTTTAATTTCGCAATATAATTAGTGACTGAACTAATGCTGCAAGTTTTGAATTTATTTTCTTTCAGGTAATCAGATATTTCCTTTGAGCTATATCCTTCCTGAAGTAACTCCCTTATTTTTTCTTTGTATTCCATATTAACAATTTACAGACCTAATTACAGTTTAATATTTAAACTTCCATTTATTATAAAACAATCTGCATTTTATCTGAATCTAATCTTTTTAGAAAGCATTTGTAAACAGCCATCTAAATAGTAATTATTAAAATAAAGATTTAATCCATAAAATCGTTTTATGAAGTGTTCTAACAACCAATACTTTAACATTTCAGGGCCTCCAGAAACTCAGGAAGATTTGAGTACAAACTCTCCTTTAAAGTTGCAATTTTTCTGTTGCGATAATCGAATATCGTAATGAATTCACATGAACTGTTATCCACTCCATTTTTATAACCTTATATTTCCTTTGATTTTATTTCACTTTTCAAAAATAATAAAATTATTATAGATTAATCTTTCATCGTAAAGCCTTACATTGATCAGTTCGTAATAATTAGTTTTCACCAGAATGCAAATCGTTAAAAGGAAAATTACAATAAAATAGATAAACCACAAATAAAGACCTTTTTTAATCATATTTTCGTATGCTTAATTGCTAAATACAAACGGTAAAGAAAATAAAAGTTGCATGAGAACAAATCTAAACTACATGGTTAATGGCCTTTTTATTTTTAATTTCATTTTATTAATTTTTATTTTTTTATAAAGCGATACTAAAATGTGATACAAAACCAAAATCAAGACCATGAAATCATTTAATACTTTTCAATAAGATATCTTTAAAAATTTAAATAACTACTAAACTATGTCTTTAGTCTTTAGTAATTTTTTTCATTGATGCTCAGTTGTTGAGAAAGCAAAGCTTTTAAATATTATAAATATCAATTGGCAAGATCGTAATGTCATTATAAAAAATAATATTGGGTATATCTTTGCACTTTAAATTTGTGTCTATAAGATTGCTTCACATTAAATCATTAAATATTCAGATATGGCATTTGGATTGTAGTAAAATACAGACGTAAATATAAATCTCATGAAAAAATTGTCTTTAATCGTCATCTGTGCGCTTGGTATTTCAGCTTGTAATAAACCTATTAAAAACACAGATAATTCAAGTAAGCAAGTACAATCGGTTGGAAATGATGAAAATGACCACGGATGTATTGCCTCAGCAGGACAAACCTGGAGTGAATTGAAAAAAGACTGTATTCAAATATTCAATCAAGGTTTTCGTCTAAATCCCATAAATTCTAAAAAAGGTGAGGAGGTAATCAGTGCATTTATTCTGGTAAGCGAAGATCAATCAAAAGTCGAGCTGTTTCTTCCTGATAATTCAGATCATAATTCTATTATATTAGACAAAACCGGGAAAAATACTTATCAAAATAATCAATATAAATATGATTTGTACAGCTCCATTCTGTATGTCGATAATATAGAAAAATATAAAGGTAATGTAGAGTAATCGGACTCATAAACTTGCTTTCAAATATGTTATTGGCTGCATTCAAATCATAATGTTTACTTCTTAGACTGCTATTCAAATCTAATTCATAAAACGATACACAAAAAAAAATCCGCCTCAAAAAATGAGGCGGACTATCTTTTAATAATTAATGGAATTTAAGCTTTGGCCTCATCCCTCAATGCTTTAATCTTATCGTGCGAAACTCTCAAAGACTGCTTTTGTTCACGAAGCAATACTTTCGTTTCTTCCATAACATCTTCATCTTCAATTGCTGATTTGTAAGCCTTTTGTGCTGCATCTTCCCCTGCTTCACAGTTGCTAAGCACAGAGGCTCTGTCTCCTCCCGAAAAAGCTGCTCTTACATCCATCCATGCGCGGTAAAGTTTTCCAGACGTTGTCGTACCCTCATCAGTAGATCCACCGTAAGCAACAACTTTACTTTGTAATTCTGATTTATATTTGCCACTCTCACTGATCATCTCCGAAAATAATGATTTGAGATCACTATTTTCACCATCCTGCAATTCATCAATTGCTTTTGCATATCCTTCAATTCTGTCATTGTTGATTTTGATGAGGTCGTTCAATGCCTCAACACATGCGTCGTGATTCATAACTTTTTATTTAATATTAATATTTAATTGGTTGTCTTATATTTTGCAAAGACTGTTCCAGAAATAAATCATAGTTTGTGAATTACGAATACCCAAAAATTTTTGTTGCGTAGACACAACAGAATATATCTTCTTTTAAAAATCGGAGAAACTCAAAAGCAAACTGATTTCATTGAAATCTATTCTGAAAGAAAAGAGCGAGAGAGAAAAAACTATCTGTTTGAATATGCAGGTTAGGCGAGAAGTACGAACTAATGGTGATAGTTATGTAAAAAATTATTAACCTTTCGATAATACATTATTTCGATAAAGATTACTTTACTTTGGAGATTACTAAGTGGTATATTATGCAAAATAATTAGTAATGATTCAGAAACTATATTGTTTAACGGATGCAAATAGAGCAGTAGATAGTAATTGAACTAATCATCAATAGCAGGCAAAATCAGTTCAAAAATTTGAAAAATATTCTGAGTCTAATTTTGAAAGTAGAGGGAAGAAAATAACGAAGATTTAATCCCGTTAATGGATAAGTAAAATTTATTAATTAATCCGGTAAAATAACATCATTTTGAGCCGCATTTAAACTCATCGTACCCTGTTGCGGGTCAACAAATACATTCAGATCATTACCTCTTGTTCTAAAGGCACTGAATATTTTTACTTCTTTGTCAGGAAATGCTTTTTTAACCTTTAGTGCCGCAGCCAATGTTGATCTTCCCAGAGTTAAAAAATCATCAACAATAATAATATTCTTTTCTGTTACCAGCTGTGGCTGAATAGACAGACTGTTCAGATTAGTTTCAAAAGTAGGTCTGGTTGCAGCGGTAAAATTACCGCTTGATTTGGGAATAGCATGAGTCCGAAGCAAGCCAGCAAATGTCCTATTACCCAAAGTTTTTCTAACCATAACTTCACAAAAAATTTTTGTAGGAAAAAGAGCTCCATCAATTAAAGGAGTGCTGCGTGGTACAGGAATCAGAATTGAATCCGCAAAATAACCTTCAACTCCTCTGTCAAATATTGTTGCAGCTAGCTGTCTTGCAAATTTTGGATTACATTTTTACACTGACCTTTATGTAATTGCGAAAGCCTCGCTTTCTCAGAGTTACCCCTCGCACAATATACAAGCAATGTCAGGTAATCAAATTGCATAAAGCTCCTTTGAAGTTAAGAAAGGAAGATCATCCAGAATATCCTGAATATTATCGTTCGTGATTATCTCCGCTCCATACTGCAGCATTTCTTTAGCCCAAGATATATTATGTTCTGAGATAATATTTTCCAAAATATAAAGACTTCTGCCCAATCGAAGAGCCTCCCAGCCTTGATGCATAGTGCCACTCTTTTCAGTTGCTTCCACAATAATAGTTGCATCACTAATAAGTGCCATCGTTCGATTACGCATTGGAAAATTCTTAGGGGTTGTCGGATAACTTTTCGGAAACTGTGAGATCAGCAAATGTTCTTTAGCAATCATATCCTGAAGATCTTTATTTTTTTTAGGATAATACTGATCGAGCGAAGTTCCAATGACTGAAATTGTATTACCGCCGTACTTTATTGCGGAACTGTGTGCTGCAGTATCTACACCTTCAGCCAATCCACTAACTACTGTTATATTGTTCTGAACCAGTTTTTTAACAATCAAGCCAACTCTTTTAACTCCAAGATCCGACACCTTTCTCGATCCTACTACAGCAACTCGACGTCCCGTTTCAAGCAATGAAAAATCACCCTGATAATAAAATGTTTCTGGACTGTTTTTACGCTCTATAGCAGTTAGCTGATTAAGATATTCTTGAACTTTTTCCATTAGAAAACTAATATACAACTAAAAAAATTTCTGACAAAAACTTTACAATAAATTAGCTATTATGATATCGTGAAGATCAAATAATTGCTATTGATATAGGCAAAATCGAATTAGCAGGCATATTTTCAAGAGATCTGATAGAACAAAAATTATAAGAATAAGATAAAAACTTTATCGTTACACTCTAACAAATTAATTAAAACAGATTACTTCTGTAAGTATTTGTATTCAACTCTAAGAACTTCTTCTGTAGATGATTTTAAGGTCATTGACGTAATATAACCATCACTATCATAAGTATTTTCAGAACTTAAAATATTCTGCTTACCATTATTGGACAAAATTATTGACTGAATAGGTCGGGTGCTTAAATAGTAGTATTGAAAGGTTGAAAACAGCGTAACCGGAAATAAATTTTTATCAGGTAGATTATACAAAGGTCCTTTCCTGTTATTATCATAGACAAATTTTTCATTTTCAGAAACGTTGTTAACATAGACTATATCTTTACCCTCAAGCCCGAAGCTCAATAAATTTCCTACCGAATAGCTATTCTGCTGGCTGTTGTAGGTTACCGGGTGCGCATTGGAATAATGTTT encodes the following:
- a CDS encoding alkaline phosphatase; the protein is MDRRHFLKGTALLTGALSLDPLDLFGKESESDVVFRGKKAKNIIFMISDGMSSGTLSMANIYSRNVLGKESHWMDLYHQNKVSRALMDTASASSIVTDSAAASSAFGGGKRVKNGSLNVNENGEFNLPIWQKFKKKGKKAGCVTTVTITHATPAGFCINSPKRNAEPEIAEMYADFGFDVLMGGGDEFFNPEKREDKKDVYAKYAQKGYQIVKDKASLQNLEKEKPVLGIFNSGALPYSIDKNNTQALNTKPSLAEMAKAAIDQMKSHKKGFVLQIEAGKVDWAAHANDIAGLIHDQLAFDEAIKVVMDFAEKDKQTLVIITTDHGNANPGIIYGADATKNFESISHYKFTNEFVLNNIKPNFNLQQIKDWIYENNRISIADEDANHLLNFYKGLEKSESGLYNYKNLPYKAFSDIQKKHNNVGWISMDHSADHVELAMYGPGSQLLKPFVKNTDLHNLMLEAAEVENQF
- a CDS encoding GTP-binding protein; amino-acid sequence: MQKRIPVTVLSGFLGAGKTTLLNHVLHNKQGLKVAVIVNDMSEVNIDARSVENQNVLSRTEESLVEMSNGCICCTLRDDLLVEVEKLAKENRFDYLIIEGTGIAEPLPIAQTFSYTDEESGIDLSQFSYIDTMVTVVDCFNFFKDFGTNELLMDRDLTDIEDDYRTIVNLLTDQVEFANVIILNKTDLLTEESVKFLKAAIKKLNPDAKFISSEFGKVNPKEILNTGLFDFETAQLSAGWQKELQNPHHTPETEEYGISSFVFRHNKPFHPTRFYNYLNENYPEGVMRAKGLFWIASRPNDALNFSQAGGSFRLEKAGVWWCSMPMSEREMYSSFAENKKFIESKWDKTWGDRQNEMVFIGQDLEKETMIAELEKCLLKDNEKYMFDQQINFADPFPQHI
- a CDS encoding DNA-processing protein DprA encodes the protein MEKVQEYLNQLTAIERKNSPETFYYQGDFSLLETGRRVAVVGSRKVSDLGVKRVGLIVKKLVQNNITVVSGLAEGVDTAAHSSAIKYGGNTISVIGTSLDQYYPKKNKDLQDMIAKEHLLISQFPKSYPTTPKNFPMRNRTMALISDATIIVEATEKSGTMHQGWEALRLGRSLYILENIISEHNISWAKEMLQYGAEIITNDNIQDILDDLPFLTSKELYAI
- a CDS encoding MerC domain-containing protein, which gives rise to MKTKIIDILGASAAIICLIHCVAFPLLMIVPLGISHNAYIDLFFFIIGTAIVFRITKKAENRWLRLLFWASVITIGISVGLDLMFHLHSELILVGALGLISAHLLNFRNHKP
- a CDS encoding Fur family transcriptional regulator, encoding MKQIRNTKSKTEILTLINSSEVALSHAEIHTALNGLCDRVTIYRVLDRLSEEGAVHKIVNVDGVVKYAMCHNCETKHNHDHLHFSCENCKKVVCIENVVPEIQLPANYVIHDYNFVVSGICPDCG
- a CDS encoding ferritin-like domain-containing protein; this translates as MNHDACVEALNDLIKINNDRIEGYAKAIDELQDGENSDLKSLFSEMISESGKYKSELQSKVVAYGGSTDEGTTTSGKLYRAWMDVRAAFSGGDRASVLSNCEAGEDAAQKAYKSAIEDEDVMEETKVLLREQKQSLRVSHDKIKALRDEAKA
- a CDS encoding T9SS type A sorting domain-containing protein, encoding MRKQSFTLLLAVASSLLAAQQTTLQHFDPTVTTPVIQGYGSGVGYYTGHNSYGDEEFAEKYEISGSAQLVGVSAIHLGQDGTATLNANYKAYTVAANGLPGSQLVSKTVAYSQIPVNGTLTSQLFSTPVNVTGSFFVSFNLGDYSHGGLGTKRIAVSHSPHGSRPSSDLGIYGRNAIRFHSHGGAPDWVDYQTENFSNYSPDLYFSLFPIVELNALSTVEFNKKGSIGAVYPNPSSGNFRVPVQSDSGGDIELKLFDMSGKLISEKKERLSFGKNEVSFSDQNLHKGVYLLLIKTPEGSISQRVVIH
- a CDS encoding phosphoribosyltransferase produces the protein MVRKTLGNRTFAGLLRTHAIPKSSGNFTAATRPTFETNLNSLSIQPQLVTEKNIIIVDDFLTLGRSTLAAALKVKKAFPDKEVKIFSAFRTRGNDLNVFVDPQQGTMSLNAAQNDVILPD